GTCACCACGATCCGCGAGGACACCCCGGTCGCCGAGCTGGTCCCGGCGATGACCTCGGAGGGCTACAAGAACGTGCCCGTGGTCGACGCGGAGGACCGGCTGGTCGGGATGATCACGCGCGGCGAGCTGATCGCGGTCCTCCACCGGGCGCTGCTGGGCGCGTCCTGACGGCGGACCTGACGGCGGACCTGACGGCGCTGCTGACCGCGTCGCCACCCCGTCACACCGTCACGTGGGGCGCGAGCTTCGCCAGGGTCTTCTCGCCGATCCCGTCGACCTCCAGCAGCTCGTCGACGCTGGTGAACCCGCCGCGCTCCTCCCGCCAGCTGATGATCGCCTGCGCGGTGACCGGTCCGACATCGGGCAGCGACTCCAGCTCGGCCTGCGACGCGAGGTTGAGGTTGACCGGCGCGGCACCCGGACCGGCAGCGCTGCCCGGGCCGGACGCCCCGGCTGCCCCGGCCGGCGCACCGCGAGCGCCGACGACGATCTGCTCCCCGTCGACGAGCACCCGCGCGAGGTTGATCGAGGACAGGTCGACATTCGGCTTGGCCCCGCCGGCCGCCTCGACCGCGTCGGTGACCCGGGCGCCGGCATCGAGCACCACGATCCCCGGGCGACGCACCTTGCCGGCGACGTCGACGGTGACCTGCCCGCCCGCACCTGCGGCGGCCGGTCCTGCCGTCGCCGCTCCTGCCGACGACGGCGAGGCGGCCGGCACCAGCGGCTCCACGGCGTCGGCGCTGACCGGCGCGACCGGGGGCTCGGGGTCGTCGCGCACCACCCACCAGGTCGTGACGGCCAGCCCGACCGCGACGACGAGGGCCACCACGGCGACGTGGACCGGCGCCAGCGGCGGCACCCGGTCACGGACCGCAGCCACCACCCCCCACGAGGTACGACGCCGTGCCGCATGCCGCCCCGGGACCGGGATCGCCGGGGGTGGCTCCGGGACGTGAGCCGGCTGCGTGACGCCGGCCGGCGACGGCGGGGCTCCCCGGTCCGCCACCCGGGTGTGGTCCGCCCACCAGGGAGCCGTCGTGTCGACGGTGTCGCCGCCGAGGGCCCGGTCGACGGCGCCGCCGGCGGGCTCGGCCCCGCCGGCACCGGCGGCGATCAGGGCCAGGCGGCGCGCGGCGGTGTCGGCGGCGGGTGGGCGTCGGGAGTGCATGCCGGCACGCTAGGCAGCCGAGCCGTCTGGTCACCGGGCGCAGCCCGGCGCCTGTGGAGGACGACCCGCCGGCGCATCGGCCTGTGGACGGCTACGGGACGGTCGGGTGGCGCGCGGGGCTGGTGTGCCGCTCAGTCGTCGAGAACCGGCGCCACGCAGATGGCGAGCATCCCGGGCCCCACGTGCGCGCCGAGCACGCCCCCCAGCTCCACGCAGCGCACCGGGCTGCCGTCGCGGGACGGTACCAACCGGTCGCCGAGCTGCTCGGCGAGCCGCTCGGCCATCGCGGTCGCCCGCTCCTCGGCCGCCAGGTGGGCGACGCAGGCCTCGACCCGCTGCTCCCCCGCGGCCGCCACGGCCATCGCCTCGAGCTGGGCGATCGCCTTGGCAGCGGTCCGCACCTTGGCCTGCGGGGCGATCACGCCGTCGACGATGCCGAGCAGCGGCTTCACGGCGAGCACACCGCCGAAGACCGCCGCCGCGGCACCGACCCGGCCGCCGCGCCGGAGGTACTCCAGCGTGTTGACGTAGAACAACGACGTCGCGGCCTCGGCGCGCGCTCGCGCGGCCTTCGCCGCGTCGGCGGCCGTGCCGCCCGCCTCGATGACGGCGCAGGCCGACTCGACGGCGTACCCGGTCGCGACCCCGACCTGCCGGGAGTCCACGCACGTGACCGGGACCGGCGCGGTGCGCGAGGCCACGAGGGCGGACTCGAAGGTGCCGCTCACCTCGGCCGACAGGTGGATCGACACGATCTCGGTGGCGCCCTCGTCGGCCAGCCGCGCGTACAGCTCGGAGAAGGCGGCGGGCGCCGGTCGCGACGTGCTGACGGCCCGCTTCTCGCGCAGCGCGGCGGCGATCCGCTCAGGGGTCACACCGTCCGAGCCCTCGTCGTACGACTCGTCGTCGATGATCACCTGGAGCGGGACCACGTGGACCAGGCCGGAGGCCGCGACCTCGGCGGGGACGGTCGAGGCGGAGTCGGTGACGACTGCTACGGACACGGACCGATCACACCACGATGTTGACCAGCTTGGGAGCCCGCACGATCACCTTGCGGACCTCGCGGCCGTCGATCGCCTTCTGCACCGCCGGGTCGGCCAGCGCCGCCGCCTCCAGGTCGGCCTCGCTGATGTCGGGCGAGACCTCCAGGCGACCGCGCACCTTGCCCTGGATCTGGACGACCGCGGTCACGGCGTCCTCGACCAGCAGCGCCTCGTCGACCGTGGGCCACGGGACCTGGGCGACGGTCGGCTCGTGGCCCAGCCGCTCCCACATCTCCTCGGCCGTGTACGGCGCCACCAGCGACAGCAGGATCGCGACCGTCTCCGCCGCCTCGCGCACCGCCGGGTCCTCCGGGCCGCAGCCCGAGTCGATCGCCTTGCGGGTGGCGTTGACCAGCTCCATGACGCGGGCGACCACGACGTTGAAGCGGTAGGACTCCAGCAGCTGCGCGGCCTCGTGCACCGTCTTGTGGGTCACCTTGCGCAGCGTGACGTCACCCGTCGCCGGGTCGACGCCCGGGGCCGAGGTCACGTCACCGGACAGCCGCCACGCGCGCTGCAGGAACTTCGCCGAGCCGGCCGGTGAGACGTCGGCCCAGTCGATGTTGTCCTCGGGCGGGCTGGCGAAGACCAGGGTCAGCCGCACCGCGTCCACGCCGAAGGAGTCGAGCTGCTCCCCCAGGCTGACGCCGTTGCCCAGCGACTTGCTCATCTTGCGGCCGTTGTTGATGACCTTGCCCTGCGACAGGTACGCCGAGAACGGCTCGTCCCAGTCGATCAGGCCCATGTCGCGCAGCACCTTGGTGAAGAAGCGCGCGTACAGCAGGTGCAGCACCGCGTGCTCGTCGCCACCGATGTACAGGTCGATCGGGCCCCACGCCGCAGCCAGCGCCGGGTCGAAGGCCTGGCTGTCGTCGTGCGGCGACAGGTAGCGGAAGAAGTACCAGGACGAGTCCACGAAGGTGTCCATGGTGTCGGTGTCGCGCGTCGCCGGGCCGCCGCAGGTCGGGCAGCTGACGTTGACCCACTCGGTCGCCGCGCCCAGGGGCGAGGTGCCCTTGGGCTTCAGGTCGGCGCCGCGCAGCTCGGGCAGCTCGACCGGCAGCTGGTCCTCCGGCACCGGGACCTCGCCGTCGACCGGGCAGTGGATGACCGGGATCGGCGCGCCCCAGTAGCGCTGGCGGGACAGCAGCCAGTCGCGCAGGCGGAAGTTGACCGTGCCGCTGCCGTGGCCGTCGGCCTCCAGCAGCTCGATCACCTGGTGGATGCCGGCGGTCTTGTCGGTCAGGCCGTCCAGCGGACCGGAGTTGACGTAGGTGCCGTTGCCGCCGGTCGCGACGCCGGACTCCTCGGGGTTGTCCTCGCCCGTGTCGACGACCCGCCGCACCGGCAGGTCCATCGCCCGGGCGAAGTCCAGGTCGCGCTGGTCGTGCGCGGGCACGGCCATGATCGCGCCGGTGCCGTAGTCGGCCAGCACGTAGTCGGAGGCCCACACCGGGATCCGCTCGCCGTTGACCGGGTTGACGGCGTGCACGCCCAGGAAGACACCGGTCTTGGGGCGGTCGGTGGCCAGCCGGTCGATGTCGGAGGCCTTGCGCACGTCGGCGACGTAGTCCTCCAGCGCCTGGCGCTGCTCGTCGGAGACCAGCTCCGCGGCCAGCTTCGCGTCCGCGGCGACCACCATGAAGGTGGCGCCCCACAGCGTGTCGGGGCGGGTCGTGAAGACGGTGATCGGGTCGTGGCCGTCCACGTCGAAGCGGACGTGCGCGCCCTCGGAGCGGCCGATCCAGTTGCGCTGGGCGTTGACGACCTTGTCGATCCACGTGGCCTGCAGGCCGTCCAGGGCGTCGTACAGCTCCTGGGCGTACTCGGTGGTCTTGAAGTACCACTGGGTCAGCTCGCGCTTGGTGACCTCGGCGCCGCAGCGCTCGCAGGTGCCGTCGGCCAGGACCTGCTCGTTGGCCAGCACGGTCTGGTCGTTGGGGCACCAGTTGACGGGCGAGTTCTTGCGGTAGGCCAGCCCGCGCTCCCGGAACTTCAGGAACAGCCACTGGGTCCACCGGTAGTACTCGGGGTCCGAGGTGTGCAACCGGCGGGACCAGTCGAAGCTGATGCCGTAGCGCTTCATCGACTCGAACTGCGTCTCGATGTTGGCGTAGGTGTACGTCGCCGGGTGCTCGTCGTTGCGGATGGCGGCGTTCTCGGCGGGCAGCCCGAAGGAGTCCCAGCCCATCGGGTTCAGGACCTCGTAGCCGCGGAAGCGCCAGTAGCGCGCGATGACGTCGTGGAGCGCGAAGACCTCCGCGTGACCCATGTGCAGGTCACCGCTCGGGTAGGGGAACATCGTCAGCGCGTAGCGCTTCGGCTTCTCCCCCGACGTGACGACCGCGTCGTCCGCACGGAACGGGTCGAGCCGCTCCCAGACCGGCAGCCACTTCTTCTCGACCGCATGGACGTCGTAGTGGACGTCGTTCTCGCTCATCGCCATCCCTTGTCTCGTTCCTGCTACCTGGTGGACCGATCGGTCCGTGACACAGAAAAGCCCCTCGGGCATCGAGGGGCGGCCGCGTCGACGGTCTTCGTCAGTGGTCGACGCGGCTATCCAAGGAGCAGGTTCATCCGCACAGGGGCATGCTACTCCTCCACGCGCGGGCGGCGCTCATCGCTCGCCCGTCTGCACCCGCCACAGCGCGGCGTAGGCGCCGTCCAGTGCGACCAGCTCGTCGTGGGTGCCCGCCTCCGCCACCCGGCCGCCGTCGAGGACCCAGATCCGGTGGGCGTGGCGCACCGTCGAGAGCCGGTGGGCGACCACGATCGTGGTGCACCGCTCGCCCGCCCGGCGCAGCGACTGCTGGATCGCCGCCTCGGTCTCGTTGTCGACCGCGCTGGTGGCCTCGTCGAGCACCAGGATCGCGGGGTCGCGCAGCAGTGCCCGGGCCAGCGCGATCCGCTGCCGCTGCCCCCCGGACAGGGTGATGCCGCGCTCCCCCACCCAGCTGTCGTAGCCGTCGGGCAGCCGCTCGACGAACTCGGCGGCGGCAGCGGCCTCCGCGGCCGCCCGGACCTCCTCGCGCGTCGCGTCGGGGCGCCCGTAGGCGATGTTGTCGGCGACGGACCCCGCGAAGAGGTAGACGTCCTGGGCGACGTACCCCATCGAGCCGCGCAGGGAGTCCCAGTCGAGGTCGCGCACGTCGGTGCCGTCGAGCAGCACCTGGCCCGCCCGGGGGTCGTCGAAGCGCAGCACGAGCCGAAGCAGGGAGGACTTGCCGGCCCCGGTCGAACCGACGATCGCGTGGGTCTCACCGGCGGGAACGAGGAGGTCGAGGTCGTGGAGCACGTCCGGCCCGTCGGCGTACCCGGCCCGGACGCCGCGCAGCTCGACGCGTCCCCCGACCGGCCTGGCCAGCACCGACGTGCCGGCCGGTACGTCGACCGGCTCGGCGAGCAGGGCCAGGATCCGCGCCGTCGAGGCCCGGCCGCGCTGGTAGAGGTCGAGGACCTCGGCCACCGCGGTGAGCGGCCACAGCAGTCGCTGGGTCATGAACACCAGCACCGAGTAGAGGCCCAGCTCGAGGTCGCCGTCGAGCGTGGCCCAGCCGCCCAGCAGCAGCGTGCACGTGAACCCGGCGAGGATCGCCATCCGCACGAGCGGGACGAACGCGGCCGAGGAGCGGATCGCCACCACGTTCGCCTCGCGGTACGCCGCCGACACGGCCGCGATCCGGTCGCGCTCCCGGTCCTCGGCGGTGAACGCCTTGATCGTGGCGATGCCCGCGAGATTGGCGCCGAGCGCCCCGGAGAGGTCGGCGACCGACTCGCGGACCCGGTCGTAGAGCGGCTCCAGCCGCTTCTGGAAGTACAGCGAGCCGACGACGATCACCGGGATCGGGAGGAAGGCGAAGAGGGTCAGCTGCCACGACGCGACGGCGAACACGATGCCGACGAGCGCCACGTTGAGGGCGGTCTGCAGGATCTCGGGGAGGCCGCGGTCGAGCAGCCGCTCGAGCTGGTTGACGTCGTCGTTGAGCGTGGCGAGCGTCGAGCCCTGCGGCCGCGCCTCGTGCCAGCCCAGGTGGAGGTGCTGGGCGTGGTCGTAGGCCTCGACCCGCAGGTCGTGCTCGATGCCCTGCGCGAGGCCGCGCCAGAGCACGTCGGCGGCGTACTCGCTGGCCGACTCCACGACCCAGACCACGAGGTTGATCACGGCGAGCCAGAGGAGCTGGGCGTGCCGGGACTCCACGCCCAGCAGATCGCCGGCGAACGAGTCCGCGCCGCGGACCACGACGTCGACGGCGGCGCCGATCAGCAGCTCGGGGACCACGTCGGCCACCTTGTTGAGCGTCGACATGGCCACGGCGAGCACGAAGCGGCCGCGGAAGCCGCGATAGCGCTTCCAGAGCGCGCCGAGCGGCCGCTCGATCACCGGGTCCACCGCGTTCCTCCCACCGGCCGACAAGTTAGGTGAACCTTAGTCGGACGCGCCCGCCGGGCCGGCGCCGGGGCGGCTAGCGTGACGCCATGACTGTCACCGACCTGTTCCGACTCGACGGCAAGGTCGCCGTCGTCACCGGCGCCAGCTCCGGGCTGGGCGTCGACTTCGCCAAGGCACTGGCCGAGGCCGGCGCCGACGTCGCGCTCGGCGCCCGGCGCGTCGAGCGCCTCGCCGACACCGCCGCGCTGGTCGAGGCCGCCGGCCGCCGCGCGCTGTCCGTGCAGACCGACGTCGCCGACCCCGCCTCCTGCCAGGCGCTGGTCGACGCCGCGATGGCCGAGTTCGGCCGCGTCGACGTCCTCGTCAACAACGCCGGCGTCGGCACCGCCGTCCCGGCCACCCGGGAGACCCCCGAGCAGTTCACCCAGGTCATCGACATCAACCTCAACGGCAGCTACTGGATGGCCCAGGCGTGCGGCCGGGTGATGCAGCCGGGGTCGAGCATCATCAACATCTCCTCGGTCCTCGGCATCACCACCGCCGGGCTCCCCCAGGCCGCGTACGCCGCCTCGAAGGCCGGCGTCATCGGCCTGACCCGCGACCTGGCCCAGCAGTGGACCGGGCGCAAGGGCATCCGGGTCAACGCCATCGCGCCCGGCTTCTTCGCCTCCGAGATGACCGAGACCTACCCGCCGGGCTACCTCGAGTCGCAGCAGGCGCGGATCCCCGCCGGCCGCAAGGGCGACCCGCGCGAGCTCGCCGCGACGCTGGTCTTCCTCGCCTCCGACGCCGCGGGCTATGTCACCGGACAGACCCTCGCCGTCGACGGCGGCATGACGATCACCTGATCGGCACCCGTCGTACGAACGAGGCCCCCGGCTGCTGCCGGGGGCCTCGTCGCGTCGTACGACGTCAGCGGTCGCGGTAGGAGACGACCACCGCGGGGCGCGGGAAGTCGTCGGTGTGCGGCCAGGTGCTGGCCGGCGCCTCGAAGGTCGCCCCCGAGACCTCGCCCGGGTGCTGGACGGCGACGAACAGCGAGCGGTCGCCGTCGGTGACGAGCGGTCCGCAGGCCTCGGCGCCCTTCGGCACCGTGCAGAACTGCTGCACCTGGCCGCGGTTCGGCCCGGCGACGGGCACCCGGAAGACCCCGTCGTTGCTGCCGAGCACGTTGCCGTCGGTGGAGATCCACAGGTTGCCCGCGCGGTCGAAGGCGACATTGTCGGGGCAGCTGATCGGGCTGACCTTCGACTTGTCGAAGCCGCCGAAGTAGGTCTCCGGCGCCTCGGGGTCACCGCACACGAGGAACAGGTCCCAGGTGAAGCTGTTCGCCGTGTGGCTGCCGTTGTAGGGGGTCATCTCCAGCACGTAGCCGTTGCGGTTGCCCGAGGCGTCGGTCAGCGGGGCGCCGATGCTCGCGCGCACCTTCGAACTCGGCAGCGGGTTCGCCTCGTCGACGGGCATCGCACCGGAGCCGCGGTTGGAGTTGTTCGTCAGGGCGGCGTACACGCGGCCGTTGACCGGGTTCGGCTGGACGTCCTCGGGGCGGTCCATCTTCGTCGGGCCGACCTTGTCGGCGGCCAGCCGGGTGAAGATGAGCACGTCGGCGACCGACATGCCGGGCACGAAGGACTCGGTGTCCGAGCAGAGCGGGATCCACTTCCCCTTACCGTCGAAGCGACCGTCCTCGGTGCCGTCGCCAGTGAGCTTCGCGACGAACAGCGTGCCCTTGGTCAGCAGGGTCATGTTGCGCCGCTTCGCGGCCGCGG
Above is a genomic segment from Nocardioides aromaticivorans containing:
- a CDS encoding DegV family protein, with amino-acid sequence MSVAVVTDSASTVPAEVAASGLVHVVPLQVIIDDESYDEGSDGVTPERIAAALREKRAVSTSRPAPAAFSELYARLADEGATEIVSIHLSAEVSGTFESALVASRTAPVPVTCVDSRQVGVATGYAVESACAVIEAGGTAADAAKAARARAEAATSLFYVNTLEYLRRGGRVGAAAAVFGGVLAVKPLLGIVDGVIAPQAKVRTAAKAIAQLEAMAVAAAGEQRVEACVAHLAAEERATAMAERLAEQLGDRLVPSRDGSPVRCVELGGVLGAHVGPGMLAICVAPVLDD
- a CDS encoding SDR family NAD(P)-dependent oxidoreductase translates to MTVTDLFRLDGKVAVVTGASSGLGVDFAKALAEAGADVALGARRVERLADTAALVEAAGRRALSVQTDVADPASCQALVDAAMAEFGRVDVLVNNAGVGTAVPATRETPEQFTQVIDINLNGSYWMAQACGRVMQPGSSIINISSVLGITTAGLPQAAYAASKAGVIGLTRDLAQQWTGRKGIRVNAIAPGFFASEMTETYPPGYLESQQARIPAGRKGDPRELAATLVFLASDAAGYVTGQTLAVDGGMTIT
- a CDS encoding helix-hairpin-helix domain-containing protein — its product is MHSRRPPAADTAARRLALIAAGAGGAEPAGGAVDRALGGDTVDTTAPWWADHTRVADRGAPPSPAGVTQPAHVPEPPPAIPVPGRHAARRRTSWGVVAAVRDRVPPLAPVHVAVVALVVAVGLAVTTWWVVRDDPEPPVAPVSADAVEPLVPAASPSSAGAATAGPAAAGAGGQVTVDVAGKVRRPGIVVLDAGARVTDAVEAAGGAKPNVDLSSINLARVLVDGEQIVVGARGAPAGAAGASGPGSAAGPGAAPVNLNLASQAELESLPDVGPVTAQAIISWREERGGFTSVDELLEVDGIGEKTLAKLAPHVTV
- the leuS gene encoding leucine--tRNA ligase — translated: MAMSENDVHYDVHAVEKKWLPVWERLDPFRADDAVVTSGEKPKRYALTMFPYPSGDLHMGHAEVFALHDVIARYWRFRGYEVLNPMGWDSFGLPAENAAIRNDEHPATYTYANIETQFESMKRYGISFDWSRRLHTSDPEYYRWTQWLFLKFRERGLAYRKNSPVNWCPNDQTVLANEQVLADGTCERCGAEVTKRELTQWYFKTTEYAQELYDALDGLQATWIDKVVNAQRNWIGRSEGAHVRFDVDGHDPITVFTTRPDTLWGATFMVVAADAKLAAELVSDEQRQALEDYVADVRKASDIDRLATDRPKTGVFLGVHAVNPVNGERIPVWASDYVLADYGTGAIMAVPAHDQRDLDFARAMDLPVRRVVDTGEDNPEESGVATGGNGTYVNSGPLDGLTDKTAGIHQVIELLEADGHGSGTVNFRLRDWLLSRQRYWGAPIPVIHCPVDGEVPVPEDQLPVELPELRGADLKPKGTSPLGAATEWVNVSCPTCGGPATRDTDTMDTFVDSSWYFFRYLSPHDDSQAFDPALAAAWGPIDLYIGGDEHAVLHLLYARFFTKVLRDMGLIDWDEPFSAYLSQGKVINNGRKMSKSLGNGVSLGEQLDSFGVDAVRLTLVFASPPEDNIDWADVSPAGSAKFLQRAWRLSGDVTSAPGVDPATGDVTLRKVTHKTVHEAAQLLESYRFNVVVARVMELVNATRKAIDSGCGPEDPAVREAAETVAILLSLVAPYTAEEMWERLGHEPTVAQVPWPTVDEALLVEDAVTAVVQIQGKVRGRLEVSPDISEADLEAAALADPAVQKAIDGREVRKVIVRAPKLVNIVV
- a CDS encoding ABC transporter ATP-binding protein, translated to MDPVIERPLGALWKRYRGFRGRFVLAVAMSTLNKVADVVPELLIGAAVDVVVRGADSFAGDLLGVESRHAQLLWLAVINLVVWVVESASEYAADVLWRGLAQGIEHDLRVEAYDHAQHLHLGWHEARPQGSTLATLNDDVNQLERLLDRGLPEILQTALNVALVGIVFAVASWQLTLFAFLPIPVIVVGSLYFQKRLEPLYDRVRESVADLSGALGANLAGIATIKAFTAEDRERDRIAAVSAAYREANVVAIRSSAAFVPLVRMAILAGFTCTLLLGGWATLDGDLELGLYSVLVFMTQRLLWPLTAVAEVLDLYQRGRASTARILALLAEPVDVPAGTSVLARPVGGRVELRGVRAGYADGPDVLHDLDLLVPAGETHAIVGSTGAGKSSLLRLVLRFDDPRAGQVLLDGTDVRDLDWDSLRGSMGYVAQDVYLFAGSVADNIAYGRPDATREEVRAAAEAAAAAEFVERLPDGYDSWVGERGITLSGGQRQRIALARALLRDPAILVLDEATSAVDNETEAAIQQSLRRAGERCTTIVVAHRLSTVRHAHRIWVLDGGRVAEAGTHDELVALDGAYAALWRVQTGER